Proteins found in one Homalodisca vitripennis isolate AUS2020 chromosome 4, UT_GWSS_2.1, whole genome shotgun sequence genomic segment:
- the LOC124359196 gene encoding 5-phosphohydroxy-L-lysine phospho-lyase isoform X2, translating to MTRDSCKLFFREDPIKIMRAKAQYMYDEKGNQYLDCINNVAHVGHCHPDVVKAAVEQMGVLNTNNRFLHDNLVLCAQKLTSLFPDPLNVCFLVNSGSEANDLALRLARAHSKHNDVVTLDHAYHGHLSSLIDISPYKTHGNEHPDWVHVVPCPDVYRGKYREGDYPGECMGKKYAEDVKHVIKKVRDSGRTVSAFFAESLQSCGGQIIPPANYFKHVVRHVHEAGALFIADEVQVGFGRVGKHWWAFQLQGEDIIPDIVTVGKSMGNGHPVAAVITTKEISRSFKNTGIEYFNTYGGNPVSCAVAKTVMEVIERENMRDHATKVGNHLLNSLRQLMGKHQLIGDVRGVGLFVGIELVTDRIKKIPATAEAQHIVSRMKEEHILVSSDGPDRNVLKLKPPMVFTVANADHLVTTLDRILEEIKEVGLISDNKSPNLITSDLEVDNKKIKFICREIESNSPDLIEM from the exons TTGGACATTGTCACCCGGATGTGGTGAAAGCAGCTGTGGAGCAGATGGGAGTTCTCAATACCAACAACAGGTTCCTCCATGACAACTTGGTACTGTGTGCTCAAAAACTCACCAGCCTCTTTCCAGATCCTCTCAATGTTTGCTTCCTCGTTAACTCTGGCTCAGAAGCCAATGATCTCGCCTTGAGACTTGCCCGCGCTCACTCCAAACACAACGATGTCGTTACACTTGACCA TGCTTACCATGGTCACCTCTCCTCACTGATAGATATCTCACCTTACAAGACCCATGGGAATGAGCATCCTGACTGGGTTCATGTT GTACCATGCCCTGATGTGTACAGGGGCAAGTACAGAGAAGGGGATTACCCTGGCGAGTGTATGGGGAAGAAATATGCCGAGGATGTAAAACATGTGATCAAGAAGGTGAGGGACAGTGGGCGAACAGTGAGTGCATTCTTTGCTGAGAGTCTACAGAGCTGTGGTGGCCAGATCATCCCCCCAGCCAATTACTTCAAGCATGTTGTCAG GCACGTACACGAGGCTGGAGCTTTGTTCATCGCAGACGAGGTGCAGGTCGGATTCGGACGTGTTGGCAAGCACTGGTGGGCCTTTCAGTTGCAGGGTGAAGACATCATCCCCGACATTGTTACTGTTG GGAAGTCAATGGGTAATGGACATCCTGTGGCAGCAGTCATCACAACCAAGGAGATCTCTAGAAGTTTCAAAAACACAGGCATTGAATACTTCAACACC TATGGGGGGAATCCAGTATCATGTGCAGTGGCTAAGACAGTTATGGAAGTGATAGAGAGGGAGAACATGCGTGATCATGCCACCAAGGTGGGCAACCACCTGCTCAACTCTCTGCGCCAGCTCATGGGCAAGCATCAGCTGATAGGGGATGTGCGAGGAGTCGGACTTTTTGTAGGAATCGAGTTAGTTACTGATCGGATCAAGAAGATTCCAGCCACCGCTGAGGCCCAGCATATTGTGTCCAG GATGAAGGAAGAACATATACTGGTGAGCTCGGACGGGCCAGACCGTAATGTGCTCAAGCTGAAGCCACCGATGGTGTTCACGGTGGCCAACGCTGATCATCTAGTCACTACCCTGGACCGGATTCTTGAGGAGATCAAGGAGGTTGGTCTCATCAGTGATAACAAGAGTCCTAACCTCATCACCTCAGACTTGGAGGTTGATAACAAGAAGATTAAGTTCATCTGTAGAGAGATTGAG AGCAACAGCCCCGACCTGATTGAAATGTGA
- the LOC124359196 gene encoding ethanolamine-phosphate phospho-lyase isoform X3, translating to MRAKAQYMYDEKGNQYLDCINNVAHVGHCHPDVVKAAVEQMGVLNTNNRFLHDNLVLCAQKLTSLFPDPLNVCFLVNSGSEANDLALRLARAHSKHNDVVTLDHAYHGHLSSLIDISPYKTHGNEHPDWVHVVPCPDVYRGKYREGDYPGECMGKKYAEDVKHVIKKVRDSGRTVSAFFAESLQSCGGQIIPPANYFKHVVRHVHEAGALFIADEVQVGFGRVGKHWWAFQLQGEDIIPDIVTVGKSMGNGHPVAAVITTKEISRSFKNTGIEYFNTYGGNPVSCAVAKTVMEVIERENMRDHATKVGNHLLNSLRQLMGKHQLIGDVRGVGLFVGIELVTDRIKKIPATAEAQHIVSRMKEEHILVSSDGPDRNVLKLKPPMVFTVANADHLVTTLDRILEEIKEVGLISDNKSPNLITSDLEVDNKKIKFICREIESNSPDLIEM from the exons TTGGACATTGTCACCCGGATGTGGTGAAAGCAGCTGTGGAGCAGATGGGAGTTCTCAATACCAACAACAGGTTCCTCCATGACAACTTGGTACTGTGTGCTCAAAAACTCACCAGCCTCTTTCCAGATCCTCTCAATGTTTGCTTCCTCGTTAACTCTGGCTCAGAAGCCAATGATCTCGCCTTGAGACTTGCCCGCGCTCACTCCAAACACAACGATGTCGTTACACTTGACCA TGCTTACCATGGTCACCTCTCCTCACTGATAGATATCTCACCTTACAAGACCCATGGGAATGAGCATCCTGACTGGGTTCATGTT GTACCATGCCCTGATGTGTACAGGGGCAAGTACAGAGAAGGGGATTACCCTGGCGAGTGTATGGGGAAGAAATATGCCGAGGATGTAAAACATGTGATCAAGAAGGTGAGGGACAGTGGGCGAACAGTGAGTGCATTCTTTGCTGAGAGTCTACAGAGCTGTGGTGGCCAGATCATCCCCCCAGCCAATTACTTCAAGCATGTTGTCAG GCACGTACACGAGGCTGGAGCTTTGTTCATCGCAGACGAGGTGCAGGTCGGATTCGGACGTGTTGGCAAGCACTGGTGGGCCTTTCAGTTGCAGGGTGAAGACATCATCCCCGACATTGTTACTGTTG GGAAGTCAATGGGTAATGGACATCCTGTGGCAGCAGTCATCACAACCAAGGAGATCTCTAGAAGTTTCAAAAACACAGGCATTGAATACTTCAACACC TATGGGGGGAATCCAGTATCATGTGCAGTGGCTAAGACAGTTATGGAAGTGATAGAGAGGGAGAACATGCGTGATCATGCCACCAAGGTGGGCAACCACCTGCTCAACTCTCTGCGCCAGCTCATGGGCAAGCATCAGCTGATAGGGGATGTGCGAGGAGTCGGACTTTTTGTAGGAATCGAGTTAGTTACTGATCGGATCAAGAAGATTCCAGCCACCGCTGAGGCCCAGCATATTGTGTCCAG GATGAAGGAAGAACATATACTGGTGAGCTCGGACGGGCCAGACCGTAATGTGCTCAAGCTGAAGCCACCGATGGTGTTCACGGTGGCCAACGCTGATCATCTAGTCACTACCCTGGACCGGATTCTTGAGGAGATCAAGGAGGTTGGTCTCATCAGTGATAACAAGAGTCCTAACCTCATCACCTCAGACTTGGAGGTTGATAACAAGAAGATTAAGTTCATCTGTAGAGAGATTGAG AGCAACAGCCCCGACCTGATTGAAATGTGA